In Candidatus Paceibacterota bacterium, a single genomic region encodes these proteins:
- a CDS encoding 6-phosphogluconolactonase, which produces MLQEIGYCVVPIVLDSPLEIGNFVARQIIDDIEQTSIQGREFVLGCPGGRTPRVIFQALAQEVGKRNISLSHVNIAMMDEYVVENQGKFSNIDPAAHYSCARFAQLEIGHPLNTAAGSARELKSVRIPDAQRPEEYENWLREVGIDFFILASGASDGHIAFNPPGSARESKTRVVEVALSTRIDNLGTFPEFKSVEDVPQYGVTVGIDTIASLSKRVVMVMHGKHKKKAVSELLKRRAYDSDWPASVFFECANRQLVIDNEAN; this is translated from the coding sequence ATGCTTCAAGAGATCGGATATTGCGTGGTTCCAATAGTTCTTGATAGCCCATTAGAGATAGGCAATTTCGTAGCTAGGCAAATCATTGATGACATAGAGCAAACTTCTATCCAAGGCAGGGAGTTTGTCCTGGGGTGCCCAGGAGGCCGGACGCCTCGAGTGATATTTCAAGCCCTTGCCCAAGAAGTTGGGAAGCGGAATATTTCTCTTAGCCATGTAAATATTGCGATGATGGATGAGTATGTTGTTGAGAACCAAGGGAAGTTCTCCAACATTGACCCGGCTGCCCATTATTCATGTGCCAGATTCGCCCAATTAGAAATAGGTCACCCTCTTAACACGGCGGCTGGATCGGCTCGCGAATTGAAATCTGTTCGCATCCCCGATGCGCAGCGCCCTGAAGAATACGAGAATTGGCTACGAGAGGTCGGCATCGACTTCTTCATTTTGGCAAGTGGTGCCAGCGATGGACATATTGCATTTAATCCACCAGGTAGTGCGCGAGAATCAAAAACGCGCGTTGTGGAGGTGGCACTTTCAACGCGTATCGACAACTTAGGAACGTTTCCTGAATTTAAATCTGTTGAAGATGTTCCTCAGTACGGTGTCACGGTTGGTATTGACACTATCGCATCTCTATCTAAAAGGGTGGTGATGGTTATGCACGGAAAACATAAGAAGAAGGCAGTTTCAGAACTCCTCAAGCGGAGAGCATACGATTCTGATTGGCCAGCGAGTGTTTTTTTTGAATGCGCAAATAGGCAATTAGTAATTGATAATGAAGCCAACTGA
- a CDS encoding extracellular solute-binding protein, with translation MSDYRVSRRGLLVGAVGLGAAGVLASCSSNSDSSKTTNATSATGAALTGTLGALFMKQAGYSEEHINAMIAAFTAKNPGVTIKPEYVPYEALHDKIVAAAPAGTYDLVFIDVIWPAEFASKGLIADISNRIPSTWATDVLGGALNSAVYDGKYYGVPWLLDTKYLFWNEDHLAKAGVDKASLSSWDGVATAAKAIKAKAGIRYPLIWSWAQAEAVICDWTAMTADFGGKIFDEAGAPAFADGGALQALEFMRKTVVDGITNPSSMQALEDDVRKLISAGDASIGLNWTYMYAAANDPEQSKMAGKIAIGEVPDSGGGHKSVNGSSALSITANSKNQDAAWAFAEFVSSQAIQEQYVADSLPIWGASYESAAVVASAPNVVPVAKKQLANMVNRPAATQYNAVSQKLQVAIQKALTGSVTPAKALKDAEAEVNKLLAG, from the coding sequence TTGTCTGATTATCGTGTTTCTCGTAGAGGCTTACTTGTTGGTGCCGTCGGTTTAGGTGCTGCAGGCGTTCTTGCCTCATGTTCAAGTAATTCGGATTCTTCAAAGACCACAAATGCAACATCAGCGACCGGTGCTGCACTAACTGGAACACTTGGTGCGCTTTTTATGAAGCAAGCTGGCTACTCTGAAGAACATATTAATGCAATGATCGCCGCTTTCACGGCGAAGAACCCTGGCGTGACAATAAAGCCTGAGTATGTTCCATATGAGGCACTGCATGACAAAATCGTCGCGGCTGCTCCAGCAGGTACCTACGATCTGGTTTTCATTGATGTAATCTGGCCAGCCGAATTTGCGAGTAAAGGCTTGATCGCAGATATCAGCAATCGTATTCCTAGTACCTGGGCGACTGATGTCCTTGGTGGCGCATTGAATTCAGCCGTGTACGACGGAAAGTATTATGGTGTTCCATGGCTCCTGGACACTAAGTACCTTTTTTGGAACGAAGACCATTTAGCAAAGGCAGGCGTAGATAAAGCATCTTTATCTAGCTGGGATGGTGTCGCCACTGCAGCCAAGGCGATTAAAGCCAAGGCTGGTATTCGATATCCATTGATCTGGTCTTGGGCTCAGGCCGAAGCAGTGATCTGTGATTGGACAGCCATGACTGCTGACTTTGGTGGAAAGATATTTGATGAAGCCGGAGCGCCAGCTTTCGCAGATGGTGGCGCATTGCAAGCGCTGGAATTCATGCGCAAAACTGTTGTCGATGGCATAACCAACCCATCCTCAATGCAAGCTCTTGAGGATGATGTACGTAAGCTTATAAGTGCCGGAGACGCTTCGATCGGTTTGAACTGGACATACATGTATGCCGCAGCTAATGACCCTGAGCAGTCCAAAATGGCAGGAAAGATTGCGATTGGGGAAGTTCCAGATTCTGGCGGAGGGCATAAGAGTGTGAACGGCTCTTCGGCTCTTTCAATTACTGCAAATTCAAAGAATCAAGATGCAGCATGGGCTTTTGCTGAATTCGTCTCTAGCCAGGCAATTCAGGAACAATATGTTGCAGATTCATTGCCAATTTGGGGTGCGTCCTATGAGTCAGCCGCGGTAGTTGCCAGTGCGCCAAATGTGGTTCCAGTTGCCAAAAAGCAATTAGCTAACATGGTAAACCGTCCAGCTGCTACGCAGTACAACGCCGTTTCACAGAAATTGCAAGTTGCAATTCAGAAAGCTCTCACTGGTTCTGTTACCCCGGCTAAGGCGCTTAAAG